CATCTCCAAGACGTCTTGGAAGGTATTAAAGAAATTCGccctgttttgttgttgtttttttatcttccaGTGCTGGTTGAACTCGGATAGCGTCGCTCCCAGACTGGAGATCTCAAACTTTCTGCACATGTATCTCACCTGGAACTCCGCTCAACGCAACTTGACTCGCTCAGGGGTTTTGCCAGTCTCTTAttaagagggagaggaggaggaggagggggaggaggaggcgactGCGGGAGATGCAagggtttattttgtttttgttttgtttgtgtgttgtttttttggctAGGATCTACTGAAGGAGactcttcctctccacagaaTGTCTCTCACAGCCACATGCAACCTTAAGGACTGCTCAATTGATGCCTTATAACTATGCACAAACTATGCTAAGTGACCAAACCAACTCCTGTTCCCATCAAGTGCATGGTGTGCTTGTCTTTGAATGCACTGTCCAATCCCTTGGCCTTTTGTTGTGAGGAACAACTCCAGCTGTCctttactttcttcttcttcttcttcttcttctttttgtacGGAAACAAAATGGTCGAGTGACTTTGAACATTCcatttctttgtttggtttgtctaCTTCGATTCTGTATAGTGGcacaaattgtgtttgtgtttgaacattttgaaagatAACAGGTGCTTTTCTTACTTTAGCTGATTTGTATTTTGCTGTAAGTGCTGTAAGACTGTTGATAAAACTGTTTACAATTTGTTGCGACAGCCATTTTTGGGAAGACTTCGGTGTCGAGCCAGATTTTGTAAGAGCTTTGGTGTATTGACATTTTTGATACATGCCTGTTGCAGTtacaatttgaataataaaacctGTTGTTGACaaatgtttgactttcacacagtTGGTGCTGATGTTAACAACCACTTAGTTATGTAATTTTGTTCAGTGCTAATGTTGACTGATACTAACTGAACAAATATAGAGTCAGGTGACTAACtctaaactttattttcatagcACACTTTACAAGTCAAATACAAAATTGCTAAGCAaacaaaagcaatttgaagatcacacgGCATTAGAGAACAGACAATCAAAAACCAATGCTACAGATGTTCTTCTCAGGGAGATTGTTCCAAAGAGTGGGAACCCTGACGGAGAAGGTTCTGTCACCTCGGGTCCTCGGCCGGGACTGTTGAATGGTGAGCAGGGTCTTCGCTGAGGACTCCAGGCCACATGAACCGGAGTTTGCTCTCTTTAGCAGACTTGGTGGAGtctggctgctgtgttttggaGAAGCTGTAATTTATGTAGACTCTGTTGGcccagacagatgaagacaggaaatgaagacTTGAATGACAAGCTGGACTATATTGACATGTTATGTTAAAGTGAGGTCATTGTCCAAGGTGATGCCAAGTTTTGGGAAAGAGAGCCCAGGTGCTTCGATGTGTACGAGAGCTGTTGGAGCCAATAGTCATCACCTCGTTCTTTTTGAGCCATCCAGAATAAGGATAAAGTCAAAGACACGAAGCAAGTCAGGACTGACgataaacttttatttagacTCGACAGTTCAAGTTAATTTTCATGGAAGACAACTCTTCTACAAGATTTTTGCATCATAAATTTAAATCACTGACATGTCTGTTCCACTTTCCCTTATAAAAACTTCAGAGTTGACTACAAGCAGCAACTACAGGGACATAAATAAAACCGGTAACAATGTGCTATCAGTCACTTTGAATTGAATACTGCCTAAAAACCTCAACTACAAGGAGTTGATACGTCACGTGTCACATTTCTGGACTGAGGCTTGAAAAAACATGATTACTGGCAACATTTAAACCTTTGGGATACTGAAAACAGCATGCACCTTCCCATGACTTCTTTAAATAAGCAATGTATTTTTTGAGTTATCTACAATCGCGGTATTTGTTAAGTGTTGATACTGAACAATGAGTCAATGTTCTGGGAAACGTGTTAGTGTTCTGCAATGAGATGCAAATCTTATCAAAAGAGGCACTGATAGAGAAACAAAACACCGCTCATGTACCTGAACTGCCTGAACTTTGCTTAACAGTAAGAGTATCTTTTCATCACCCTTAAAGCATCATGGGAAACAAGAGAAGtttgttaaacaaaaaaaaaaaagatttggcATTTAAACACTGGCATCACTGGAATGTCTTTGGCTCTTAAAAGCAAATCGTAGTAGAGATAAATTACATCAACTAAAACTAGGATACATATATTAGAaccagcaaaaacaaaaaaataagtgTCAAGATTAGCAACTATGACACAGTTTACACAGGATCAAGACATAACGGAAAAATAACAGATTGATCTAaggtatattatattattataattatgttaaaggaaaaaaaaactatttaaaccaCAACATAAATACTTGGATTCCAATTATAAATTAGTCCACTAGTctgtatacatatataaacaagaCATCACAATATCCCACAAGTAAGAAAGTGCTCGCTTCCTTAAGCGGGAGAAGAACTTAAGCTTTCACACACCCATTAGAAACAGGGATGTAAAACTGATGTGtgcaatgtgtttgtttaatacAAACCTAATGAAGACTTAATAaatttaataacattaataGATTGtgtagtgttgctttaaccaGCACTTGTGTGCCTTTGAAATTTTCTCTCAGTACTGTGATAAATTTTAAGtccaacagaaaaacaaagacattttacttCCATAAAACAGATTGTGAATGTTATGCTATAAAAGTGCTGAGGCTGATCATCGGATGTGACACTTAAGAGATGACTGATACTTGGAGCGGCCCGTCGTCGAGCTCGGGCAGAAGCCCTTGTCcttccacacacagagacagcagaTATTAAAAGTGTTGATAAGGCACTTTAAAATGTCCACAGCACTCGTTGGACTCGGAGTTCAGAAGCAGCTGTTCAGAGCAAGTTCCTTTTTCCAGTTGATTTCAACATGTGTTGCCCAAACTgtggaaacagacagaagacTCAATAAAGTACAGACCACTTAGATAAAAGTCACATCAGTCATATTACAGTGTGTATATTACATTCAGGGGGGACAGGTGACAATATATCACCCAGATATTTTTAGAAACACATTCTTCAGTCAGTCCGTTAATGATGAATTAATGGCTGATTTTTGTGTAGTCTGATCTTtctaagatgtttttttttaagctaagaatcagaaaataaatggaGAACAGTGTCTCACCGAAGGGGTTTCGATTCGAGGCTTCACTTCTGGAACTGGAAGTTGGAAATCGTCCTTGTCCTCTTGTCCACTGTCGTGTCGATAGCGGTGGGCGAACTTGCGTTTCAGGGCCTCAGCGATGAGAGCGGCAGGATCCATAGGCCCATTGGACTTTAGTGTGGCATCGCCTTCCAACGGACGACTGTGAAAACATACAGGCAACGACTTCTGTATGTCTTCTGGCTTCAAAAATCACTTTGTCTGTATTTGAGGGTTTGAATATGTCTGAAGTGGAGACTTACCTCTTGACTGATCGCAACTTGACTTTGTTGATGTCCTTCAGGATATCCAGCATGTTGGGGAATTCTGCCGCCCTCGACTCCAAAATCGTCTGCCCGTCTGTCTTCTTCCCTCTGCGCTCTTTTATCAATTCTATGGCTGAAAATGTCCGCTGGAGGCTTGAaggtggtgggggaggtggtggtggaggaggaggcgggggagGGGGAGGTAGGGTACCAGAGGGCGCAGGGGGGGGCATAGGGGGTCCTGTGGTTGCAACAAAGAGGAATATTAAAGCAGTTTAACTTTTGAGATTCTGCTGCCACCTAGTGGACATTTTGTATTACTACAggggagaaagggggaaaaacaaataGCTCAATACTGAGGAGCAGAGTGTATGATTTGGAGGTTGTGTTAGGAGATACCTGGCTGTGTGCTCCTTTCCTGAGCCAGGACGATTTGTGCTATCTGTACTCTGAGTTTGGCAAGTTCTGTCTCCAGAGCACCGATCTTCTGAATGGCCTCATCGTTGACTATTGATGGCCCCTGAGGGTCTGGAGCCCCCTTTTGCAGGCTGGGCAGTGACCTGCGGCGGGTTAACGGTCTTCTCCCAGGATGAGGACGCTGGGCTCGAAAGACAAATCCTGGTGGAATCCCTGACCTGCTTCGAAAAGACAGTTTATCATTACTGATGATCAAGAGAATCACAATTTCCTAGACACTAATCATGCAAATATGTTGATTATCTGCCTCTCACCTGGGTCTGCCTAAGtaatcttcttcttcatcctcctcttcctcctcgtcctcgtcaaTCCAGCCGACATCAGCCAGAGAGGTCACCTGACAGTTCTTCCTCCTCAAGACACCAGCGTTCTCAGCGTACGGATGAAGCTGTCAGAGAAAGAGCCACAATAAACAATTTtacacaatgaaaagaaaaacatgccagagaagaaaacacataagGTCACATTACAATAGTGCTAAATTTTAACTATTTACAACAAGAATTGAATTATATAAGAAGTAATTTGGAAAAACTGAGGATagttcagaaaaaaaagggggaaggaggagttgtttttaataaacagttcAGGTAGATCAGTAGGTCGTCAATCAGCTCAAGGTTGTTAAAGGTTGCCGAACAAACTGACCTAAAGCAGACATACTGCATTCCACATAGCTAGGGAGGGCggctggagacagaaaaaaggaagaaaagagaaagcacAATGTTGAAGgagacaggaaagaaaagacaattaAAATCAGTTTCTTTATGTACATGCCACTGACAAATTGCAAAAGACTGATTTGTTAACACCTGAACAAATGTATCTCTGTACTCATGACTTCATCCACTCTGTTTATGGttcagaaatgaaaacagtcagacaggcagacgtAAACAAAAGTTGAAGAGGGAGCGTGATTTGCTGTCACATGACAGTGACTCCGACAGACAGGAGAGacgggcagagagagaagatagTGACAAACTTAAAGAACTTGAAATCACCGTATGCCACAATCTTAAAATACAAGATATCCAGGGTACATGTTCTTAGACTAACTGACACAACACTACATAAATAACGATCCCGTTTCTCTTCCCTCACCTGAAAATGAACCCTGGGGCAGGGTTGGATGGGAAGACTAGTAGCTATTCTCCTCACAATACTTCTCGAGGACCCGTAGGGCTTGGCTGATCCAGAAgcctgcaaaaacaaaacatataataCATGACATatatcacaaataaaacattttgataagTGTTTATCTATTAATGAACTAAATGCAGTCTTTTTAAGATGCATTCAAGTGGAAACCCAAgcatatttcatttcatttcacatacATTACAATTGAGAAACTTTAATGATGAGCTGACAGATCACACAGAAGACTTAAGGGCCAGACTCTTACATACCAGGTCCATTTCAATCCTTTCATTCTCTTTACTCATTTCTGTCGTCATGTTTCACAAGAGCAGGCGCACACGTGCCTGAAAACCAAGGGCATTATCGCCAAATGGTCGTctagaagaaaaacacaacacaaaacaaacaagggtCAGGGATTCAGattgaaacacaacacaaacgaGGATTACGTGAAGTACTTGAAATATGCCTGTGTAAATATGCTCCAGTATTATACAGGCATTCAGAATCTCGTATTGACTAATCACAATTAACTGTCCCAATATTATCCTTGCTGTGAATACAAAGATTATTCgtatgctcttgtgtttgattgttttgtttgctacTGGATGCCTTAATATTTGATCGATTAAGGAATTAGTATGTGACTGATGGATTTTATTCTAATGAGTGGCAACATGGTAAAGTAACTTCATGGTATGAATAAAAACGCGTTTACTTAAGCAGGGCCCCTCCACATGTAGATAAACAAACCAGTGGGATGTGTCCAGATATATATTAGCAACTGTCATTGACATTTATCATTCTTGTATTCGAGGCTTAACTTTTAACTGCTGTAAAACTTGAAGCACTCGCTCTGTGCAAGTATGAAATCCTCTCAGACAGATGTGGGCTAAGTTTAAAGGCTAACGTGCTAATCTACGTCAAACAAGTGGCTCCCAACTTTGGCTGACAGTGTGGCTAACTGATGCTAACAGCGACAGCTAAGTCCAAAAAACTTGACCAAACGTTGacaaattaatttataataagTGGAAGACTCACAAAACTCTGGAAACAGCACAGACGACGTGTTAACAACATAaacatattgaaatattaaatgagAACATGCTTGACTTTGGTACAAACTCACCGAGCCGGGtgctaactgctaactgctAACTTTCTTCATGTTTCCACCTTGTTGGATTCCTTCAAGAGGCGGTCAGTGGGAAACATCTGAGCCAATTGGATTATAGGGACTACAGGGGGGGGTGGGTTGTAAATCTGTTAGGTTCCTATTGGTTGTTCCCGATGATTGACAGACGCCTCCACTAATCACATTGGACATGTGAAACAAAACTCTCTGATGATTGGGCGTCGCGTCAGTCGATCAAACCACACCGTCACGTCACCCGCCAGGAACGGTGTGGGTGTTCGTTATAGTTCCCCGCTCCTCCCGGCGGGGCTGTGTCCGCCTCAACCCGCTGGGATCCCAATGGGAAAACCGGGATGTCCCGATTCACAAAACAGCTGCGCCCTTTGACGTGCCGAAAAAAACACCCCAAACACCGCGTCCAGCTGCTAGCTTAACCAGCGCAGCACAGACAGAGGCGCAGGCCTGGACCCGCTCCACTGTTAgtctttcctttgtttttattcttattcacGCAGGAACCACGCCGTCTGTTGTCACGTCGCTGTCGCAGCTCTGCATTTAGCCGGAGTTGTCTCATGGTTTCACAACACGCTGACAAAAAGGTACGCCGCAACAGTCACCTGACgttagctagcttagcttagcttagcctaGCTGCGGGAGCCCCCTCTGTAGCACAGGGCGAGATTTAAGGTGAGGTTGGGGGTCGTGGACAGTGTCTTTGTCAGGGACGAGCTGTTGTTGCTAACGACACTGACCCGAGTGTGTTACCAGTGGAGTAAAGGGATTAAACAGCCGGGTCACACGAGGAGCTTCTGTTAGCACGCGACACTATGTGATCCTTTATGTGACACGTAAAGGCTTTTACGAATCAGTTCGGTTCAGCTGGTGCACAAGAAGGATCAATCAGGACCGGGTTTAAATCCCCAGAAACTCCAACAAAACATTGTGTACGGTCATGGGACAGTAGGGAAAGTTTCATAGTGAATGGATGTCCCTCTTCATTTatcacatgcacaaaaacagtgttttctgGTTTTAAATTGATCTTTACTGGTTATTTAATTCACAGGGATATAGTTGTCAAAAGCTTTGGGTAAATTAAGGTTGACCTGACTAagagaaagaagacaaataCTTTCACAAATTCCATCTTCTGGAACGTGAATATTTGctgcttgttttcttatttatattattgcaAATTgaagtgttaatttttttttttccctcacttGTGGTCTTAAAAATAAGACCTCACTCCAGGGAAATCAAGAGGGATTTTTACCAATTTTATGATATTGTCTAGGTCAAAGagttaacaaaacaacaacttcagATCATTTTTTTAGTTCAAGTGAAATGGCCATTA
This portion of the Hippoglossus stenolepis isolate QCI-W04-F060 chromosome 19, HSTE1.2, whole genome shotgun sequence genome encodes:
- the mtfr1 gene encoding mitochondrial fission regulator 1 isoform X1, with amino-acid sequence MTTEMSKENERIEMDLASGSAKPYGSSRSIVRRIATSLPIQPCPRVHFQLHPYAENAGVLRRKNCQVTSLADVGWIDEDEEEEEDEEEDYLGRPSRSGIPPGFVFRAQRPHPGRRPLTRRRSLPSLQKGAPDPQGPSIVNDEAIQKIGALETELAKLRVQIAQIVLAQERSTQPGPPMPPPAPSGTLPPPPPPPPPPPPPPPPSSLQRTFSAIELIKERRGKKTDGQTILESRAAEFPNMLDILKDINKVKLRSVKSRPLEGDATLKSNGPMDPAALIAEALKRKFAHRYRHDSGQEDKDDFQLPVPEVKPRIETPSFGQHMLKSTGKRNLL
- the mtfr1 gene encoding mitochondrial fission regulator 1 isoform X2 — encoded protein: MTTEMSKENERIEMDLASGSAKPYGSSRSIVRRIATSLPIQPCPRVHFQLHPYAENAGVLRRKNCQVTSLADVGWIDEDEEEEEDEEEDYLGRPRSGIPPGFVFRAQRPHPGRRPLTRRRSLPSLQKGAPDPQGPSIVNDEAIQKIGALETELAKLRVQIAQIVLAQERSTQPGPPMPPPAPSGTLPPPPPPPPPPPPPPPPSSLQRTFSAIELIKERRGKKTDGQTILESRAAEFPNMLDILKDINKVKLRSVKSRPLEGDATLKSNGPMDPAALIAEALKRKFAHRYRHDSGQEDKDDFQLPVPEVKPRIETPSFGQHMLKSTGKRNLL